The Saccharomyces paradoxus chromosome XV, complete sequence DNA window AAAGAACAATAGCAGTTGCAAGAAAAGTTGTTTCTTACTGttttgcaaaaaaagagcACAGAACAGGCCACGCACCACCCGATACAGCATGTCCTCCGCTATTACTGCTTTGACACCTAACCAAGTGAACGATGAATTGAACAAGATGCAAGCTTTCATCAGAAAGgaagctgaagaaaaagcgaAGGAAATCCAATTGAAGGCAGACCAAGAGTACGAAATTGAGAAGACCAACATTGTAAGAAATGAAACCAACAACATTGATGGCAACTTCAAGAGCAAGTTGAAGAAGGCCATGCTTTCGCAACAAATTACCAAGTCGACGATAGCAAACAAAATGAGGTTGAAGGTTCTTTCTGCTCGTGAACAGTCGCTGGACGGGATATTCGAAGAAACCAAGGAGAAGTTGTCAGGCATTGCCAATAACCGGGATGAGTACAAGCCCATTTTGCAATCATTGATCGTGGAAGCTCTTTTGAAGTTGTTGGAGCCTAAGGCCATTGTCAAGGCTCTTGAAAGAGACGCTGATTTAATCGAGTCGATGAAGGACGATATTATGCGTGAGTACGGCGAAAAGGCCCAACGTGCACCATTGGAAGAGATTGTTATTTCCAAGGATTACTTGAACAAAGACGTCATCTCCGGCGGTGTGGTGGTCTCCAATGCCTCCGACAAGATTGAAATTAACAACACTTTGGAGGAAAGATTGAAATTGTTAAGTGAAGAGGCATTGCCCGCCATCAGACTGGAATTGTACGGTCCTTCCAAGACAAGAAAGTTCTTTGACTGATCGAGCTGCAGCTTGTATAACTACATACTTACATATACACTCTaacagattttttttttgtatgtTGCTCTCCTCTCTGTTATGGTCCAGTCTTTtgcctctttttttttttctttttttttttttttttttttttttttggcagcATTATGAGAGAACAATAGGGCTTGAGATCGCATCAAGACTAATTGTAACGGTATATGCAATCAAATTAAAGCCGATTTTCATTCAAGCATCTCATGAATCGGCGTCTCCTGGTGCGTTCTATATCATGTTTCCAACCTTTGTCGAGAATAACCTTTGGAAGACCAAACACAGCATTTCTTAGAAGCTATGCCGATACATTCGCTACTGCAAAAACGAATGGCACCATATTGCGGAAACAGTTACTGTCGTTGAAGCCCATTTCTCCCTCCGACTCACTGTTCATCTCGTGCACGGTGTTCAATTCCAAGGGAAATATCATCTCAATGTCCGAGAAGTTTCCTAAATGGTCCTTTTTAACTGAACATTCCCTTTTCCCCAGAGATCTGAGGAAAATAGACAACTCTTctattgatattattccAACCATCATGTGCAAGCCGAACTGTATTGTTATTAACTTATTACATATCAAGGCTCTTATTGAACGAGACAAAGTCTACGTCTTCGACACAACAAACCCCTCCGCCGCTGCCAAATTGAGTGTACTCATGTATGACTTGGAGTCTAAGTTATCTTCCACCAAGAACAACTCTCAATTTTATGAGCATAGAGCCCTCGAGAGTATTTTTATCAACGTAATGAGCGCATTGGAAACGGACTTCAAGCTTCACTCACAAATCTGTATCCAAATCTTAAATGATCTGGAGAACGAGGTCAATAGACTTAAGCTGCGCCATCTATTAATTAAATCCAAAGATCTTACCCTTTTTTACCAAAAGACTTTATTGATCAGAGATCTATTAGATGAGTTACTGGAAAATGACGATGATCTAGCAAACATGTACCTGACAGTTAAGAAGTCTCCGAAGGACAATTTTTCGGACTTGGAAATGCTTATAGAGACTTACTATACCCAATGTGATGAATATGTTCAACAATCGGAATCTTTGATTCAAGATATCAAATCCACTGAGGAAATCGTCAACATCATATTGGACGCAAATAGAAACTCATTAATGCTGTTAGAGTTGAAAGTTACCATCTATACATTGGGATTCACCGTAGCATCTGTACTACCTGCGTTTTATGGTATGAAtttaaaaaactttatcGAGGAGAGTGAATGGGGGTTTACTTCGGTGGTGATGTTCTCCATCGTTTCTGCCCTTTATAtcaccaagaaaaattttaattctttaagATCTGTGACAAAGATGACTATGTATCCAAACTCACCCGCAAACTCTACTGCATATCTCAAAACGCCGGCTTCTATTTCTCTGTCAAATAAACTAAGAAGAAGGCGAAACTGGTGGAAATCGACCAAGCAGCGGCTGGGAGTATTGCTTTATGGTACCAGCTATTATAATGAGGCTAATTTGTCGAACaataaaattaataaaGGCCTTtcgaaattgaagaaattcaatatGGAGAATGATATTAAAAACAAGCAAAACAGAGAcatgatttggaaatggTTGATAGAAGATaagaagaattgaaagGCGACCTTCATGATAAACTTTACAATATTATTAGCATAAACctgtatatatacatatgtaagaaaaaagattacttaaaattcttttttaacagcaaattcttttgtctttgtaaacaaataaataattaaaCTAAAACTAATTATACATTGATACTTTTTATTAAGGActaaataaacaaaaagaactcctatgcatttttttttgtattatttttacttcttAAATGGAAAGCTTCTCCTTGAACAAGCTTTCTAAATCATCAACTGCATCCTTTATAGCGACTGGCTTATCACCCATACCTTGGAAAACATTACCTTTACCACCAGCTTTACCACCAATGATACTGGATACCTTTTTGGCAAGTTCTGAACCATCAATACCCTTAGCCAAAGCAGCATTGGAGATGTAACAACCGTGAGCAACACGACCTTCAGGGTCATTACCTGCTAATAAATAGATTGACTTGTCCTTGACACCATCATTGGATTTCATGTAGTTGATGGCTTCAGTAATAGCTTTGGCATTTGGAGAAATATCAATGAATTTGACTAAATATGGGGCACTCTCATTGGTTTCGAAAAAGGTCTTCACTTCATCCAAAGtttgtttgttttcctttttggcTCTTGACTTAACTTCATCCTTTAcagctttttcaattttgttgaatttTTGCTTTAGTTCATTCTTTGTGATAACAGAAATTGAAAGTTGACCGAGTTTAACGCCAAGttccttcaatttcttttcttttattggAGAGAACGGCAGCTTGTCTGCAGCATCCAAATCGGCAGCAAATTGTTCAGCCAATCTTTGGGCTTCAAAGGCTTCAGTTCCCGTAACAGCAACAATTCTTCTGATACCCTTTGCAATACCACTTTCTTCTAAAATGACGAAGTATTTGATATCACCGGTCTTATTGACATGGGTACCACCGCAAAATTCGATAGAGTATTTGGTCCATTCTTCGTTAGCTGGGTTGGCCAATAATTCTTCGATTGGCTTACCAACAGAAACTACACGAACTGGGTCTGGATAAGTCTCACCAAAGACAGCACGAACACCATCGATGGATTTAGCCAAGTCCAATGGAATTTCCTTGTAAAACACTTGcaagttttctttgatttgcTCGTTACAAATATCTTcaaccttcttcaattcatcGTTTGTTACTGCCTTTTTGTGAGAGAAATCGAATCTCAGTTTTTCTGGAGCAACCAAAGAACCCTTCTGATCGACATCATTACCCAAAGTTTCCTTCAAGGCAAAATTTAAGATATGTGTACCAGTGTGGTTGTTCTTAATAGGGAAACGACGTAGTTCATCAAATGAAGCGATAATCTTGTCGCCAATAGACAACTTACCTTCTTCTAAAGACCCAGTGTGAAAAACGAAACCGTTATACAATTGAACGTTTTCAACATTAAATTCGGCAACATCATCAATAACAATTTTACCAGTGTCATATTCTTGACCACCCTGTTCGGCGTAGAAACATGTCTTATCTAAAATAATACCGTACTTTTTACCTGGTTCGGTGATCTCATCTACAAACTTGGTACCGTCGTGCAGTTTCAAAATAGTACTCTCGACGTTGGCACTACCGTATTTGAATTCATCGTTAGTCTTGGGCACTTTGGCGTCGTTTAACTCGGATAATTCATGAACGTTTAGTTTAATCAAATCACTTTGATCCTTCTTGCCACCTCTTTTGGATGCTTCGTATGATTCTTGCTTGGCTTTCTCGAAACCTGGGCCATCGATCTTTAAGCCTTGTTCTTCAGCCATCAATTCAGTCAAGTCGACTGGGAAACCATAAGTGTCGTATAGCCTCCAAACCTGCTTACCGTCTAATGTCCTAGATTCAGTCTTAGAAGCAGCTGAagcatatttttcaaatagcCTTTCACCACGGTCCAAGGTTTTGGCGAAAgaagcttcttcttcatccaaGATTTCAAAGAGGAATGCAGGATCCTTAGCTAATTCGGGAAAGATGTCTTGAACCTGAGAAATCAAAGTTGGGGCCAAAGTAGAGAAAAAGTTACCGATTGGGTAATTCATGTATTTACGAGCGTAACGGGCACCTCTTCTTAGAATACGTCTCAAGACATATCCTCTACCTTCATTGTTTGGAACACCACCATCAGCCAAGGCAAAAGTTAATGTACGGACATGATCAGCTAGAACTCTGTAAGCGGTATCGATACCGTCCTTATCGTTTTCACCAAAATTGCCAGAATATGGTCTAACTGAAGTTATTTCTTGGATACGTTCGAATAAAGGTGTAAAGACATCGGTATCGTAGTTAGATCTAACATCTTGCAGGACAGAAACCAATCTTTCGAACCCCATACCTGTATCAATATGCTTGGCAGGTAATGGCTTCAAAGAACCGTCTTGTTCTCTGTtaaattgaataaaaacCAAATTCCAGACTTCCAAGACATCAGGATCGTCCATGTTAACCAAAGAAGCGGCATTTCTACCACCTATTCTATCGTAGTGGATTTCAGAACAGGGACCACATGGACCTTGGTCACCCATTTCCCAAAAGTTGTCCTTTGCATTACCAGGTAATATATGGTCATCGGGAACACCAACATTTTTCCATAATTCGCGGGCTTCGGTGTCAGGTTCCAAgcccaatttttcatcacctTCGAAGTAAGTAACGTATAATCTATCCTTTGGAATACCGTAAACTTCAGTCAACAGAGTCCACGAGTAGGTAATCGCTTCCTTCTTGAAATAGTCACCAAACGACCAGTTACCCAgcatttcaaaaaaggtATGATGATAGGAATCTTTACCAACATCTTCTAAATCGTTATGTTTACCGCCGGCTCTGATACACTTTTGAGAGTTGAAAGCCCTTTTCAAGGTGTAGAAATCGGAAGCTGGATCGACGGTACCTAAAAAGATAGGTTTATATTGGTTCATACCGGCGTTAGCGAAAAGTAAAGTTGGATCATCAAATGGAACGACTGGAGAGGATTTGACAAACTTGTGTTCTTTGGACTTGAAATAGTCTAAAAAGGTATTACGGACATTAGAAGCGGTCCATTTTTGCTTATCACCGATCGTCATTATGGCTCTAGTTGATGTAGTTAATTGCTTCTTGAAAGAAAGAGTCAAGTTCCTTAATCCGGTAGTTGACGTCGTCTTGTCTTAAATGAGAAGATGTTGGAAGCACGCcttttttctaattttttaaaaattctaAATCGTTCAATCAAACTACCTCATATCTGATGGTAATCGCCAACTGCgcttttcttgttttacTCACTATCCATCGAgcgaataaaaaaaaaagagaaaaaagaaacggcCAATTCGTCGATCATGATTAAATTAAATTCTAGGGCTTGGGATTATTAGGTTTAGTCTGTATATTAATTAGGATATATCTGGAGTTTCATAGGACTCTGGGAGTACTGAACTTGGAGAGTATATTGTTGATTGAACCGAAGTGCTTGCTGTTATCGTCTCTGAACTTGGTTATAACACGACTGAGATGAGTCATTACCACCATTTGAGTGCTGTTCAGCGCCTTCTGTGCTACGTGTTGATCTAATTTCAGTATATAGTGGGTGTATATAAATTTAAGATATTATTGATGTGAAAATTACCCGGATTGTTAATAGCACATACAATACGTGTGCTTAATATGTAGCGTATTATGGAACAATTGTGCTAGTGGAATATATACGTATCCGTGTGAGTGCGTCTGTTGATCATGAGATTACTGGCGTTGAtatcgttattattgtatGCGCCGCTTCGTTCATTGGCCCATAGCTTACGATATGGCATACCCGAATCTGTTCAGGTCTGGTCTATTTTAGTTCACTTACTAGACGATCTTGATGGCCAGCTACTAGCTGATTTATACCCTTTGGTCACCGGTTTGGATGATGAGATTGATACTCAAGAAAACCTTGTGGCGCTAACTTCGAATATATTAAGGGAACGGTACGGTGAAGAGGATGTGGCCGATCTGTTGGAACTGTATGCTGATCTTTACCCTATGGGCATGATAGAGTGGAGTACCAGTTCTAATGCTGAACCGGAAGATATAGATGAGAgctattttgttttgaatGGTAATAGGTACGAGAAGCCCGATGACGtgttttatttgaaatctAAGGATTTAATAACCCAGCAGAAAATCCCAGATATTGATGTTATACAGCCTTACGATGTTGTCATTGGCGCTAACTCTAAAGCACCGATTTTGATCTTGTACAGTTGTCCTAACATTAATGACCCTGACTTCGAAGAATTTAATAGAAATTTATTCATGGAAGCCATGAATGAAGAGGGAAAGATTAGATTTATTTGGAGACCAACATGCTCCCTTGATGGAAAAAGTGTGGAGTATCCCTTAGATTTCCCACTTGAAATTACTTTACAAAATGGTTCTAGCATGAGTTCAATACctcaattgaagaaaatactATCTACTGTACCAAACGAAATATCAGTTGAAGTAGACCACGATGATCAGCTTTATGACCTAAAACCAGAAGAATTACGTGAACTTGATTTGAAAGTAACATCGTTAATCTCGGAATTTTATCAAGACAAAGAAGATACTATAGCCACTCTAAACTTTactaaaaatattgttaaCAACTTTCCACTAATCTCCAAACAACTGGCTAGGGCTTCTACTGTCAACAAGGATATAATAGCAAGTAACGAAAAACTTAATAGTAAAGGCTTTGATTATAACATGTTGGGTCTCTATATTAATGGACAGAACTGGAAAATTACTTCACTGAACCCGTACAATTTGCTTACTGCTTTAAAAACTGAACATCAAAGTTTACTGAAAATCACAAATCTTTTGCAAAATCTCGAGCCCTCAAAAGGCGTGCTGGATTCCAAGTTCTTACTAAATAAATTTTCTCAGTTTTCATTAGGGAAGTTGCAAAACTTACAACCAATTAAATTGGATCTTCACACAATTCCAGGGTTCTCAGAATCAGTAATATACTTCAACGATATCGAAACCGATCCGCAATATAATGAATTAGTAAATAATGTTCaagcattttttgataaatcaaaatttggaGAGTTGCCTGAGATAAGGCAAAACTGGTCAGAGATCATATTCGTTATAGATTTTGCCCATTTAGAAGATAGTGAAGTCAAGGAGGCATTGGGTGGATTAGTTCGTGCCGTCAATGTTGTCTCCCAAGGCTATCCACAAAGAGTCGGACTTTTGCCATTTAGTTCCAATAGTGATAGATCCGTTGTCAATAAAATTTACGAGCTCAAAAATTCAACTGACGATCTGACAGAGTTGAAAACGTTTTTGGAAACAATGCTGCTTGCCGACGGTCTTTCTGCGAATGCAAAATTTTCGAAGCACATATCAGTTCCAGATGTTTTTCATCTACTTGATGAACTTCAAATCGACGAAACATCAATTATAATTAATGGGGAGATTTACCCATTTAAAAAAAACGCTTGGAACTATTTGATCGCAAAAGTTATAAAGAAGGACACTGAATTCATTCGTAAAGAACTAAGCATCTCCTCTccaaaaaacaaacaaaccAGTGTGAGGGACTTATTACACTACAAATCTGCAAGTTTGAGACATAATAAATATACGCCAAATTATTTTGCCGATTCGCTATACTCTTCGGTCAATAATACTGTATTAGAAAGTATCTGCCCAGAAAGAATAATCTCTTATACtaagaatgaagaatacAATTTATTACACACGATTACACTGGTTGATGATTTTAGTTCTATTCAtgctttgaaaagattgaaaaatttgttgcATATCTCATTTGTTGGTGTTAGGATGAGAATCATTCATATAGGTGATATTTCAGACACTTGGCTTCAATTGCGTGGTAGCTTTTCCCAAAAAGATCCGATAGGCCCAGTAAATACACTTATTGACGCCTTGAAATttaaaaagggaaaaagtCACACACGCACAAAAATTAGCTTAAACAGGTTGGGCCTTCATAAATGGCTTCCTGATATTCCATTATTTGAATTGGGGAAGGGTTCATTTATTGCTTTGAACGGTCGCTTTATTCATCTTGATCAAAATGAAGTACCAGAAACAAAGCATTTCGAagcaataataaaaagagaagctgtaagaactatcgattcaGTCTTCGCCCTAGACTTACTTTTCCCAGGTTTTTCACAGGAAAGAATCGATCCTGATTTAATAGAAATGATATCCTCTATTCTAACTAAGTTATTTTACCAAGGCACGCATATATACGGTAATGGCATCGATTATACCACTGAAAGTAGCTTGCCAAGAATGGATTTGAATCAGTTTTTTGAACCTAATAATTTGACAATGTTCGAAGATGGAAAATCAGCTCCTATTGATTTATTGCTAATTTTAGACCCACTTGAAGAGAGATCACAAATGATTCTCTCTCTTGTTGAGCAATTTaagtctttgaaatttgttaATACTCAAGTAGTTTTAATGCCGACGCTGGAATTAAACGTTGTCCCCATTAGAAGAATATATGTTGATAACGCAGAGATTGTCAAATCAATAACTTCTGAGAATAGCAAGTCGGATCCAGGAGTAGATATCGAAATGAATGTCCCTAATTATTTCATCGTAGACAACAATCATCggctaaaaaaattgctcATAGAATTACATGTGTTTTCTAACAAAACAGTTCTTTCAGCTGGCAATATTGATGGTATAGGGGGTGTATGTCTAGCACTTGCCGATGCTGCGGGGAACATCATCGACAAAACTACAACAATGAAAACCTTTGGTTATGGACAGTTCCATATCGACAAGTTTTTAAAGGGTTGCTATATAAAAAGTTGTGATTCAAGATATACTGTTCAGTCTTTTTCTACTGACGGGCATCCTGACTTCATACCATCAAATTTACTGGATATAGTGTCGTACAACCCACAAGAAATTGCTGtgaaaatttcagaagAGCCCTCACACGAGAAAGAACATGAGGAAGAAGGCGACGATGATACAACaatcaatattttcacTATTTTAGAAACTGGACCGGAAGAGGAGGAAAGGTATAAGCAAATGATTTTATCCATTTTGTCTAAATGTCCCAAAACGCAGAaagtgaatttttttactttagATCAGCCATTTATCTCCAACAATTTAAGAAAATCATGTGAGTACATAAATTCCTCTAGTGAAATGAGAGGCAGTGtcattttcttggattATGAATGGCCTCGATGGTTAAGACCGCaaagattttctttaagGAGGAGGGATGTATCCAAGTTTCTGTTCCTAGATGTCATTTTACCTCAAAATGTCtccaaaatattatatatgATCCCTACTGAAACACCACTTGATCCTTTTGACatgtttcaatttcaagGCCTCAAACGTGCACCTCTAGGATTATTCCGAATGAGTGGTGATGGTTATTGGAAAGAGGGGTATTGGGAGAAAATGCTAAGGGAAAATAatttagaattttattCTACTGAACCGGGCTTTCTTGTAAACTTAAAAAGGTTTCGTGAACTAGATGCGGGTGATAAATACAGAATTCACTATCAACGTATATCCACAGATGCCAGATCTCTTGTCAATATTGGCCAAGATCTGGTTAACAACCTACAACTTGAGGTTCCGATTAGATCCCTGAAGAGGTCCTTCAAGAAGGAATTAGTCATTAATAATGAACTTCTTGCtaagtggaaaaaaagtgttAATATATTTGCATCCTCCCCTACGGATGAAGAAGTATCTGGAGAAAGCGATAGTAGCGAATACCAAGATTACGACAACGCCGCTCCTCTGCATGACGAATTATAACCACTTTTAGGAAGAAACTATTGCGCAGTGGTTCCAAGAGCATCGAAGAAGTGTTTCTGTGCATGAAGGTCCTTTCATAATTAACTACTTATGTAAGATTTAAGACGTAAAATGTCTCACAAAAAGCCTACTCAAGTAAAAAGAGAATTCTATAGAAAGAATATAGGTTCTGCCTTTTGAGGGAACAGCATAAAAGATTTTGCGTATGCTCCCATGAGTCATTGGGTTGTTTAGTGATGACAAAAGATCACAGGCAAAGTCTGTTTCgctctttttcttttttttttttttcgagCAGATTGCAATCAGCGATGAGaccaaaaatggaaagtAGGTATGGGCTGATGATTGCCTAAACGGTTATCAATTGCTTTATTGTAAACGCCTCTATTATATGAATAAACCTCTATTGACTCTCTTTATTAATATTTAAATAGGCAGAGAATATAGTATCATCTGGACCAAAAAATGACAGCGCCATTGTGGCAAAATAAGAATGAGAAAAAGCACACAGTTAAAAGAGCGTTATCAACGGATATGACCAGCAACATTTTAAGTAGCACAAACGCGAGCTCAaacgaagaaaattctAGAAGTTCTTCTGCTGCCAATGTACGGTCCGGAACAGCTGCAAATACACTTGTTAATGGCAGCAGCACTAGAAAGAGGCTTGCATGCACTAATTGTAGAAatagaaggaaaaaatgtGATTTAGGCTTTCCCTGTGGTAACTGTTCTAGGTTGGAATTGGTTTGTAATGTTAATGACGAGGacttaagaaaaaaacggTACACCAATAAATATGTGAAGTCTTTGGAAAGCCATATTGCTCAGCTGGAGACCAACTTAAAAAATCTCGTTCAGAAGATCTACCCTGATGACGAACAAATGCTGAATCGAATGATGGTAGGAGATGTATTGTCAGCTCTTCCAGATACTTCCCAAGTCTCAATCAACTATACTGACCAAACTCCCTCCCTTCCAATTCCCGCAACTAGAGGTACATTCattattgataatgataAGGTTAGTCAACCTCTACCGTCCTTTGACCAACAAACAGAGCGCTCCACTTTAAATTCAGGTCTTTTCAACACccaaaagcaaaattttGGAGAGTCTCTTGATGATCAGCTACTTTTACGAAGATCGATAACACCACaaggtgaaaaaaagaagaagccgTTAGTAAAGGGCAGTCTTTATCCTGAAGGACCTGTGAGTTACAAACGGAAGCAACCAGTAAAATCGGACAGTTTGTTGCCTGCGTCTTCATTAACAGCTGCTGCAGATCCATCTACATTTTCAGATGGCATAACCGTCAGTAATCCCACCCTAGTTAATGGTGAACTGAAGAAACGCATATCCGATTTGAAGACCACTGTAATTGTAAGAGGACTGAATGACGATAATCCCAACTCTATTAATAATGATCCCAGGATCTTGAAATCACTTTCTAATTTTTATAAGTGGTTGTATCCTggttattttatttttgttcacagagaaagttttctttatgGCTTCTTCAATCACTCCAAGAATAACTATGAAGACTCAAGTTACTGTTCTGTCGAATTGATATATGCCATGTGTGCCGTGGGTTCGAGGCTTACTCCGGACCTACAAGAATATTCAGAAGTAT harbors:
- the VMA4 gene encoding H(+)-transporting V1 sector ATPase subunit E (Subunit E of the V1 domain of the vacuolar H+-ATPase (V-ATPase)~similar to YOR332W) — its product is MSSAITALTPNQVNDELNKMQAFIRKEAEEKAKEIQLKADQEYEIEKTNIVRNETNNIDGNFKSKLKKAMLSQQITKSTIANKMRLKVLSAREQSLDGIFEETKEKLSGIANNRDEYKPILQSLIVEALLKLLEPKAIVKALERDADLIESMKDDIMREYGEKAQRAPLEEIVISKDYLNKDVISGGVVVSNASDKIEINNTLEERLKLLSEEALPAIRLELYGPSKTRKFFD
- the MRS2 gene encoding Mrs2p (Mitochondrial inner membrane Mg(2+) channel~similar to YOR334W); protein product: MNRRLLVRSISCFQPLSRITFGRPNTAFLRSYADTFATAKTNGTILRKQLLSLKPISPSDSLFISCTVFNSKGNIISMSEKFPKWSFLTEHSLFPRDLRKIDNSSIDIIPTIMCKPNCIVINLLHIKALIERDKVYVFDTTNPSAAAKLSVLMYDLESKLSSTKNNSQFYEHRALESIFINVMSALETDFKLHSQICIQILNDLENEVNRLKLRHLLIKSKDLTLFYQKTLLIRDLLDELLENDDDLANMYLTVKKSPKDNFSDLEMLIETYYTQCDEYVQQSESLIQDIKSTEEIVNIILDANRNSLMLLELKVTIYTLGFTVASVLPAFYGMNLKNFIEESEWGFTSVVMFSIVSALYITKKNFNSLRSVTKMTMYPNSPANSTAYLKTPASISLSNKLRRRRNWWKSTKQRLGVLLYGTSYYNEANLSNNKINKGLSKLKKFNMENDIKNKQNRDMIWKWLIEDKKN
- the ALA1 gene encoding alanine--tRNA ligase (Cytoplasmic and mitochondrial alanyl-tRNA synthetase~similar to YOR335C), translated to MTIGDKQKWTASNVRNTFLDYFKSKEHKFVKSSPVVPFDDPTLLFANAGMNQYKPIFLGTVDPASDFYTLKRAFNSQKCIRAGGKHNDLEDVGKDSYHHTFFEMLGNWSFGDYFKKEAITYSWTLLTEVYGIPKDRLYVTYFEGDEKLGLEPDTEARELWKNVGVPDDHILPGNAKDNFWEMGDQGPCGPCSEIHYDRIGGRNAASLVNMDDPDVLEVWNLVFIQFNREQDGSLKPLPAKHIDTGMGFERLVSVLQDVRSNYDTDVFTPLFERIQEITSVRPYSGNFGENDKDGIDTAYRVLADHVRTLTFALADGGVPNNEGRGYVLRRILRRGARYARKYMNYPIGNFFSTLAPTLISQVQDIFPELAKDPAFLFEILDEEEASFAKTLDRGERLFEKYASAASKTESRTLDGKQVWRLYDTYGFPVDLTELMAEEQGLKIDGPGFEKAKQESYEASKRGGKKDQSDLIKLNVHELSELNDAKVPKTNDEFKYGSANVESTILKLHDGTKFVDEITEPGKKYGIILDKTCFYAEQGGQEYDTGKIVIDDVAEFNVENVQLYNGFVFHTGSLEEGKLSIGDKIIASFDELRRFPIKNNHTGTHILNFALKETLGNDVDQKGSLVAPEKLRFDFSHKKAVTNDELKKVEDICNEQIKENLQVFYKEIPLDLAKSIDGVRAVFGETYPDPVRVVSVGKPIEELLANPANEEWTKYSIEFCGGTHVNKTGDIKYFVILEESGIAKGIRRIVAVTGTEAFEAQRLAEQFAADLDAADKLPFSPIKEKKLKELGVKLGQLSISVITKNELKQKFNKIEKAVKDEVKSRAKKENKQTLDEVKTFFETNESAPYLVKFIDISPNAKAITEAINYMKSNDGVKDKSIYLLAGNDPEGRVAHGCYISNAALAKGIDGSELAKKVSSIIGGKAGGKGNVFQGMGDKPVAIKDAVDDLESLFKEKLSI
- the KRE5 gene encoding Kre5p (Protein required for beta-1,6 glucan biosynthesis~similar to YOR336W); this encodes MRLLALISLLLYAPLRSLAHSLRYGIPESVQVWSILVHLLDDLDGQLLADLYPLVTGLDDEIDTQENLVALTSNILRERYGEEDVADLLELYADLYPMGMIEWSTSSNAEPEDIDESYFVLNGNRYEKPDDVFYLKSKDLITQQKIPDIDVIQPYDVVIGANSKAPILILYSCPNINDPDFEEFNRNLFMEAMNEEGKIRFIWRPTCSLDGKSVEYPLDFPLEITLQNGSSMSSIPQLKKILSTVPNEISVEVDHDDQLYDLKPEELRELDLKVTSLISEFYQDKEDTIATLNFTKNIVNNFPLISKQLARASTVNKDIIASNEKLNSKGFDYNMLGLYINGQNWKITSLNPYNLLTALKTEHQSLLKITNLLQNLEPSKGVLDSKFLLNKFSQFSLGKLQNLQPIKLDLHTIPGFSESVIYFNDIETDPQYNELVNNVQAFFDKSKFGELPEIRQNWSEIIFVIDFAHLEDSEVKEALGGLVRAVNVVSQGYPQRVGLLPFSSNSDRSVVNKIYELKNSTDDLTELKTFLETMLLADGLSANAKFSKHISVPDVFHLLDELQIDETSIIINGEIYPFKKNAWNYLIAKVIKKDTEFIRKELSISSPKNKQTSVRDLLHYKSASLRHNKYTPNYFADSLYSSVNNTVLESICPERIISYTKNEEYNLLHTITLVDDFSSIHALKRLKNLLHISFVGVRMRIIHIGDISDTWLQLRGSFSQKDPIGPVNTLIDALKFKKGKSHTRTKISLNRLGLHKWLPDIPLFELGKGSFIALNGRFIHLDQNEVPETKHFEAIIKREAVRTIDSVFALDLLFPGFSQERIDPDLIEMISSILTKLFYQGTHIYGNGIDYTTESSLPRMDLNQFFEPNNLTMFEDGKSAPIDLLLILDPLEERSQMILSLVEQFKSLKFVNTQVVLMPTLELNVVPIRRIYVDNAEIVKSITSENSKSDPGVDIEMNVPNYFIVDNNHRLKKLLIELHVFSNKTVLSAGNIDGIGGVCLALADAAGNIIDKTTTMKTFGYGQFHIDKFLKGCYIKSCDSRYTVQSFSTDGHPDFIPSNLLDIVSYNPQEIAVKISEEPSHEKEHEEEGDDDTTINIFTILETGPEEEERYKQMILSILSKCPKTQKVNFFTLDQPFISNNLRKSCEYINSSSEMRGSVIFLDYEWPRWLRPQRFSLRRRDVSKFLFLDVILPQNVSKILYMIPTETPLDPFDMFQFQGLKRAPLGLFRMSGDGYWKEGYWEKMLRENNLEFYSTEPGFLVNLKRFRELDAGDKYRIHYQRISTDARSLVNIGQDLVNNLQLEVPIRSLKRSFKKELVINNELLAKWKKSVNIFASSPTDEEVSGESDSSEYQDYDNAAPLHDEL